TACTGCTTACAATATCTACTATATAAAGTGATCCTCGGAATAGTATAAAGGGGATCTAATCTTTATGTCTATCCCAAAATGTAATGGAAAAAGAAAGTAGCAATACATAAATGTGGTGTgtgttgttccctgttatcaatCGTCTCATTATATACGAGATTTATCACCATAATACTCAGTGTCTGGAGGTGGAGTTGTTCTAAATACCGCCATAATGAGACTGGATCTGGTGAAAATGTACTACTTAGACTATTTAATAAGCCTCATTGTTGTCCTTCTCTTCGAAGAGCAGAGCGAAAGCCAACGGGAGGCCACACAAACTGAGCTGATGGGTCTGTGTGTATTGCCTATAGTGATCCATCCTTTTAGGTTGTGTCCTCCATGTTATATCATCATTGATGGGATGAAAGATACAAGAAACTAAAGTTGTCACCAGGTGTCAACAatattttcatccatttttagaTGGAAGGAGATCCATTTCTCCACCAGTAAAGTATTTCATTGTAGATTTTGACAATATACACAATGAGATGGGCGGCCATCGATGGGTCCATGGGACTCCATTAATATTAGATAAAAAACCGCATGCAACATTTTCCAATCCACCACTAAGAATGGAAACATTTATGGTGGAAACCAAGTCAATGGCATCATTGGTGCCTCTAATTTCTGACCGTATTTGTCTTCCAAAATTATGGAAATGAATACAAATGTCACAACAATGTCCGGGCCATCGTGCCACATAAGGTGACCACATTGCAAATTTGGACACATATCAGTAGAACTGCAGCCTATATTGCTGAATTTTATTCCGCTTTACAAAGGAAATTCAGAGTGGCAGATGGAGTTTCATAATTTATTTGGAGTACACATTAAAATGATAATTACAATGGTCAGTTTGCTAAATTTTCGTGAAAATCGTCATCGTGTAGTCTGCTGATTGTTTTGTGTGTAACCAATATTGGAGATTTCTGAGCTTGTTAACAATGAAGATCCAAAAACTCATTACTATTATACGTATTAATATGTTAGTAATAATCACATAGCAAATCAGGTCCAGTCACAGCAGGAAAATATTCTGTGCTAGGTATAGATACACAATTAATTGTTACATTTGTCAAGGGcaacttgttgatggtttccagttagTAAGTGACTTTACTCTGCTGTACACAGTGAAAAGAAACAATATATGGATTATAATTGATTGATATGGTAATAATTGAGGCATGATCATAGATATATGTAATCTAAATACTCCTAAAGTTATTCTATAGGGCAGTACATTTTCATATGTCGGGACACTATTTTAATTTCTGTGTTCTCAAACTGGGTCTGAAATTGGATGTAAATCACTGACTTGTGTTTCCACTCTATTGTGTTTCTCCAATTTGATCAGTGCCTCCTACAAATTGGCCAGTGCCTTCTCCCGATTGGCCAGTGCCTTCTCCCAATTGGCCAGTGCCTTCTCCCGATTGGCCAGTGCCTTCTCCCAATTGGCCAGTGCCTTCTCCCAATTGGCCAGTGCCTTCCCCCAATTGGCCAGTGCCTTCTCCCGATTGGCCAGTGCCTTCTCCCGATTGGCCAGTGCCTTCTCCCGATTGGCCAGTGCCTTCTCCCGATTGGCCAGTGCCTTCTCCCGATTGGCCAGTGCCTTCCCCCGATTGGCCAGTGCCTTCCCCCAATTGGCCAGTGCCTTCTGCCAATTGGCCCGTGTCTTCTCCTGATGGATCTGTGTCTTCTGCAAATTGGTCTTCGTCTTCATAGAATCTGTCTGTCTTTTCACCGGACGTTTGAGTTTCTTCTCCAGCACAGCAGTATCCACCTCTTCATCTGACTCTTCAAAACTAGAGCACATCTCTATAGCACTGTCTGTGTCCTCTTCAGGACCATAGATTCTTGGTATCATTTTGCGCAACAACctgataaataaaaaaatatatatataacgtgAACTTCAGGATAGACATCATAAGTAACTTATCTTATAGTAGCTAGAATATAGCAGCCATGTTTATCAAATACAGAGATATCATTTAGTCACTGAGTCACCTATAGACGCACATAGTGttagatatacagtatagaaggttagtgtcacctaaatcaaacagtctttctccttgtgaattgctgccccaTTGCTGAGATAAAatctttttgtcaatatgcaaatgagctctttggagcaagggcAGTGCCCTAGTtgatccaaagagctcatttgcatattgacaagaacagtgatatctcagcaatggaggcagtgattcacaaggagcaacaccatttgattcagatgaccctaacctatctgcagggctggggtgatatgctgggtctggttacagtaacctatctatctgcagggctgaggtgatatgctggttctggtgacagtaacctatctatctgcagggctggagtgatatgctggttctggtgacagtaacctatctatctgcagggctggggtgatatgctggttctggtgacagtaacctatctatctgcagggctggggtgatatgctgggtctggtgacagtaacctatctatctgcagggctggggtgatatgctgggtctggtgacagtaacctatctatctgcagggctggggtgatatgctggttctggtgacagtaacctatctatctgcagggctggggtgatatgctggttctggtgacagtaacctatctatctgcagggctggggtgatatgctggttctgttgacactttcctatctatctgcagggctggggcgatatgctgagtctggtgacactaacctatctatctgcagggctggggtgatatgctggttctggtggcagtaacctatctatctgcagggctggggtgatatgctggttctggtgacagtaacctatctatctgcagggctggggtgatatgctggttctggtgacagtaacctatctatctgcagggctggggtgatatgctggttctggtggcagtaacctatctatctgcagggctggggtgatatgctggttctggtgacagtaacctatctatctgcagggctggggtgatatgctggttctggtgacagtaacctatctatctgcaggactggggtgatatgttggttctggtgacagtaacctatctatctgcagggctggggtgatatgctggttctggtgacagtaacctatctatctgcagggctggggtgatatgctgggtctggtgacagtaacctatctatctgcaggactggggtgatatgctgggtctggtgacagtaacctatctatctgcagggctggggtgatatgctgggtctggtgacagtaacctatctatctgcagggctggggtgatatgctgggtctggtgacagtaacctatctatctgcagggttagggtgatatgctggttctggtgacagtaacctatctatctgcaggactggggtgatatgttggttctggtgacagtaacctatctatctgcagggctggggtgatatgctgggtctggtgacagtaacctatctatctgcagggctggggtgatatgctgggtctggtgacagtaacctatctatctgcagggttggggtgatatgctggtgctggtgacagtaacctatctatctgcaggactggggtgatatactggttctggtgacagtaacctatctatctgcagggctggggtgatatgctgggtctggtgacagtaacctatctatctgcagggctggggtgatatgctggtactggtgacagtaacctatctatctgcaggactggggtgatatgctgggtctggtgacactaacctatctatctgcagggctggggtgatatactggttctggtgacagtaacctatctatctgcaggactggggtgatatgctgggtctggtgacactaacctatctatctgcagggctggggtgatatgctggtactggtgacactaacctatctatctgcagggctggggtgatatgctggtactggtgacagtaacctatctatctgcaggactggggtgatatactggttctggtgacagtaacctatctatctgcaggactggggtgatatgctgggtctggtgacagtaacctatctatctgcagggctggggtgatatgctggtactggtgacactaacctatctatctgcagggctggggtgatatgctgggtctgtatactgtataactcCAAATGTGGCCTCCATTCTAACCAGCAAATCGTTATCAGAAGATACTACGCAGATGTTACTACTAATGGGAGAAATGACTGTCAGGCTTAGTGTTGGGCTTTTAGACACTTAATATATTTCATGGACTTATTCCTGCCTCATATTATAGTAGTAACTATTACTAGGACAGGACAGGATGTTCTTTATTCAGCTTACCTCAGTTTCTCTGCCATCTTGGATTTCTCACACACGGTGTCCCGGGAGGTTTCTCCACAGCAGGAGTAGGAGCCATCTCTATAGGTTCCTGGGTGATCCATATAATATGTAAAGGCTAAAGCTAGCTTGTAAGAGTCCAGAGGACATAACATGGACTGTGGTGACTTCTGGACTCTGTCGCTGTTCTCCTGGACTGTATGACCATATCCAAGAAAATGGGAGACCTCGTGGATAATTGTTCGTTGTCGGGATCGAGATTCTGGTTCTATTTCCCAAAATAGTGCACATAGATAGATGGTTCTGTCCTCAGAGCCGGGGTAGACATAGGCATTGACTCTGATATCTTGTACAGGATCTGTGTTTTTAGCAAATGTCACCTTCACTAGTTCCTGCATCAGATCCTTCACCAGATCTGTGGTGAGTAATGGACAAAAATCATTCTTTTTCTTGCAGTGTTCAAACTCCTTGGGATCTTCCACCAGGAGACTTTCCTTCTTCTTCAGAACATCAGATAAGATTTGTTGGGTTTGTTCTTTTGCCTCCTTGGCCTGTTTTCCTTCCTCTGCACTCAGCAGACGCGGATTATTTGTGGTTCGTTCTTTGTCTTCCTTGTTCCATCTTCCTTCATTTTGACTCTTGGCCTTTTCTTTTGTCTTTCTTGTTTCATCCTCGGTTGTTCCCATAAATAATCCGAATATCCAGGAGAGCATTGTCGTCTCTGCCAGTGTTTTTTCATGTGTGTACAATTTTTTCTGCTGATTCTCTTATACGCAGGAGTCAAAAAGTCCCCGCACAGCTTTCACTTTCACTCCAGTTATAGCGAGGCCTGGCTCCAATTCGAAAAACAAGAATTATTAATCCAAGTTTCTGGCAACAAACCGCCTGGACATCCCCTTACTAATAACAGTCATAACTAGCCATTATCTTGTCAGACTATTACCACACAAGGGTTAACCGGTGCACAGAATATATGGGGCATACATGGGGTACAACAAGCATGGCAACAAGAAAAGAAACACATATACGTTTTAACCTAATGAAGGAAGAGGTTTTCCATTCTTGTAGACGGGGTCATTCACACggtagaatttggagctgattttgacacagattccaTTTCAAATTCACTTCCAAATTTTCATCTACCTACATTTCTGCAAGATAATACcatacataaaatataccgcaCCTACCTCAGCTTCTTTGCTATCCTGGATTTCTCACGTACGGTGTCCTGGGAGGTTTCATCCTCAACCTCACGCAGCAATCCTACATTATTCATGGTCTCTTCCTTAGCCCCACCGCGCCTAGAAGTTTAAACCAGAAGTCTCACCTTGTACAATGTCTTCTGCCATCAGATATATAGATGTACTAGCCGCTGCCCGCGGCttcatctgcaggttgttggagtggatgatccgcctatattcagcaaattgctgccatcgatggtttgcctgcgccagcatttcggcagcttttAAGCTTCCTCCTGTTGAACTCAGTCCTCACGCcgagcctgtgattgttccgatatctcagcagctcgctgagacaccatataatgagcgtgttgttggcattgatgatctccgtcagctccacttgaggagaactccgtgacttctggcttccttcataggtctcgtttgagaattttgcgacaaattagattttctttttctcggCATGTTCAAAAGTAGCAGCAAacttccaatttggattaaaggtgttttccaatccagtgtgtcagcactgcctggagcagatcagataatatgcagatgtgtgtacagaatccactgagggttagctgagtatttacatagagagataccaGACCTGGCTTTttcagcctgctgccaagagcagtttaaaactgattttattttctccctaacatgtacgaatagccttaagaaaggctatttttctcctacctttagatgtcttctccgcgccgctgttccgtagatatcttggttttcattggtatgcgaatgagttttctcgcagcactggggatgcccccagtgctgttcccCCTTTGAtcaaaaagcacagggggcgtcttcTGTGCCctccgaagactctccagtgtCGCCTCCATATTCTTCTCCAGATGCCTCTTCGCCATGTTATGGGCCGCATCAGGCCTAAAACACTGTGTCATAAAAGGGTTAAACTAGTGAGCTGGATCTCCTTTTCCAGAAATTCAATAGAACCAGAACAATCTGTGAACTTTGTTATATCATTGTGTAATAAACAATAACTAGAATGAAAGTGAAAGCTGTGCGGGGACTTTCTGACTTCTTATCGTCACAAAATATAAAGGAGACGGCAGAAGAGATTGTTCAGAAAGGTAAAGACCATCTGTAGAGAGGATGATGTTCTTCTGGCGATCGAAAAACTCTAGGACATCTGAGGATAAAACAAGAAAGAAAGTTCTACTGAATGAAGATGAAGGAAAACAGGCCAAGGAAGCGAAAGAACGAACCCTACAACTCTTAGTTGACGCtctgaagaagaagaaaagtCTCCTTGTGGAAAATCCTAAAGAGTTTGGAGACCAGAAGATGGAGGATAAATATTTTCCATTGGTCACCACAGATCTGGTGAAGGATCTGATCCGGGAACTAGAGAAGGTGACATTTGCAAAAAATACAAAACCTGAACATGACACCAAAACCATTGCCTATGTCTACCCCGGCTCTGAGGACAGAACCATCTATCTATGTCCATTGTTTTGGACTGAAGAATCTCGATCCCGACAAGGAACAATTATCCACGAGGTCTCCCATTTTCTTGGATATGGTCATACAGTCCAGGAGAACAGTGACAGAGTCCAGAAGTCCCCACAGTCTATGTTATATCCTCTGACTGCCATCTCAGTAGATTTAGCCGTCACATATGATATGGATCACCCAGGAACCTATAGAGATGGCTCCTACTCCTGCTGTGGAGAAACCTCCCGGGACACCGTGTGTGAGAAATCCAAGATGGCAGAAGATCTGAGGTAGGGGCTGAATAATGAATGTGATGTCTTGCAACGTTATTAATGCAATAAAAACAGGATAAGGCAATGCCATGGTTAAGGATGGGACTTCCGTCCTGTAGGATTTACCCAGAACTATAtccctttatttttatatttgtacaAGTTTACCATAGATGAGAACGGCAGTGTCCTGTCATGGCCAGATAAGAGATGGACATCTGTTATGTTCTCTGTACGGTCAGTGCAGGGCGCTCCAGTGGTTTACAATGCCGAGTAGCTGCTCTTGGGTAGGTCTGCACAATGGATGCCATGGCCCTGTGCTGGGAGATCACTGTAACCCTAAAGTTGTAtcatagtgaaggggttaatactaaGCACCAGGTATATACCTAACTGAAGGTCTAGGGTCACGgagagattaaagggattgtccaggattctGACCGGTGACTAAATGCTGGCTCCATAGCCAATAAACATGGCTGCCATATAACTACTACTAAGGGCTACAGAGGAAAGAGGTTAGGAGAGGAACTGGCGGACATGTAAGGAAAATCCAGCACAAGACAAGTTCTCAGCGAGATAAGATTCCTGGTGATAAGTACAGTGAAAATGACATTAATGAAATGATTGAAATTCTAGTTTTTTATTGACCAGGTTGTTGCGGAGGATAAATCATCTGCGTAGACAAAAATCTCTGCTGGAGAAAGACACCGATGTGCGGGCGAGGAGAGAGACCGGGTTGTTGATGATGGACAAGAGCCTGCTTGTAGTAATGGCGGGGGTGACAATGGCCATTGTGTTAGTGATAGTTGTACTTCGGCACTAATGACATCTGTAATGATATAATGAACTGGGACGTGTGGGGGCCATTTTGTTGGAGACACACGAGACTCTTTCTGGACAAGCAGACCATTCTGATGAAAATTCACATCACCCTGTTAAGAAGAAAGACCGCCATGTTACAGACAAAGACCAAGGTTGTGAAGAAAAAGACTGGTACGGTGAACACCTCGGGAGATCTGCAGAAGACACGGACTGATCTGGAGGAGACACTGGCCAGGATTAAACAGACCAAGGAAGATCTAATGGAGACACGAGCCAATGTTAATAGGACAAAGTGAGAAAATGTATAATGAAAGGGCCAGCGAGGGCAGGGGATAGGGAAGGGTTAGGAGGGCAGGAGGGGGACACAACGGTATCTGTAAAAAATTGCTTTGTTTCCAGTGGACAGGGGCTGCCATGATATAAGAGCTTTTGCGGGTTGTCTTTACCGTCTGATATGGTGAAAGTAACACCCACTGATCCTCCCCTGTTTGTTGGGGATTTTTCCAATTGTACAATGCTGACTACCATAGGTGGCGTTCAGTGGGGACCAGGGGAGAAGTTTCTTATGCTGTTTGGGTTCTACGGGTACGGACGTTATAGTGTTAATCTACAGGTGTTAATAAAGCTGTGACCGATCCCACCCAACCAAAAATGGCAGAGTCTCTTGGCCTTTCTATAGTTAATAAGATATTGTGGTCCGCAGAGGAGCAGATTACTTGTCTGTTTGGGGGCTGCTGGGGTAGGGGTCAGAGGGGAAGGGTCCACTTGCCAGtaccagcagagggcgccatagcTGCTGTATCCAGGCCGCCAATGGACGCTGCCTTGCACAGTTCTCTTATTGAACAAAGCCCTCTGCCCAATCATTAAGGAAGCCATCATGGCTGTCAGGAGCCACTTTGCCTTTCTCTAGTTCCCGCATCAGATCTGTGGTGATGAATGGACAGTAATCATCTTCTGGTCTCCAAACTCCTTGGGATCTTCCACCAGactttccttcttcttcttcagaacATTAGATAAGACTTGTAGGGTCTGCTCTTTTCTTTCCTCGGCCTGTTTTCTTTCATCTTCACTCGCtcagcagaactttctttctttcttgtttTCCCCTCATGGACAATAACAAATCTTCATCTTCTCATTTGTAAAGTTTTGGGGATTTTCCACGATAAGACTTTCCATTACCTGCGCAGGATCCATGGTTGGATCCATTCCTAATCCTTATTGGCCTGGTATTACTCGTATCTCAGGGTAATATGCATCTGGACTCGGCTCTGGTCGCAACAAGGTGTTTTCTGTTTGCTAATAATCTTATGCTGTTCGATCTCTTCAGGGAAAACCCTTGTGACAACTTTCACTTACGATTCCCCGAGTATGATCTTCCCGGAAAACAGTATCACAAGTGTTAGATCATCCTCGTGTACAACCAGTCTTTGAGCTCAAAGTTGAAAAGCCCAtagacatccatcatctgatcggcgcggtCACCCTGAACAATTTGATGGTTCTTTTTAGCCAAATCTGTtctgctattccaaagatatagggcCTTTTAATGTTGATACAAAATAGTGTCTATTAGTCAAGTGGGCGTTAACACTgtggtttttgtgtgtgatacatTTCATGCAGCGTTACTACTCACTAATCTGCACtatcactaaaagggcttatatctgtggaatagctgagcagatttggataaacaaagcacCACAATGCTCAGGGtcacagcgccgatcagatgatggatggcatcgggcttttcagacctggttatTACTCCTCcttgcatattattatatattatattattcttaTTTTTTGGCCCCATGACTACCCCCCACCATGGGATTGACCATGTAACATATCACAGgaagccctccatgtgctcagtcCCATCACGTTCTATAATATcctatgtgaaagtttggatgtttgttcctcaatcacggccacACGTCCGCAttgatttgcctgaaattttctACAAACATACATTGGCAGCAGGATTGAAATATAGGCTACTTCTTTTTCGCCTACACTCCCGAGCTGCCTGACCACGACCAGAAAAGTTCCGTTCCTGTGACATTCAAGGACCTGAAATGACGTCATTGCCACCCGATTGGCTGCTGCGTGAGTGGAGCCATCGGCCTGGGTGAAAAATGAAGAACACGGCGGCACTCACGCTTGCGAGAGCCGCCAACATGCAGCCTTACTTAGGACACCAGTAGACAGGCAGCCGTGCCAGGACACCATCGGCTGCACATGTTCGGGAAGCGCTGCTGCCCGGCTCAGTCTGGCCCGTATATGCTGCTGCCTCCATAGATCAGCGGACACTTCACTGAAGCAGTGCCGCAACACTATGTGGCAGAGCGCAGAAGCCCGGGGCCATGGACGTTGGTTGCGGGTGGCACACTGAGGAgcacctggaggggggggggtcatgtggACGAGAGGAGACTGGGGGCCAGGGGGGTGGGAGGCCACGAGAGGGATGTGTGCAGTGGGGCCATGGGAGCGGGGGTTCCGCGTGAAGAGGGGTCCTGTGGAGGGATGTGGGTGCGGGGGGAGCTGCAGGAGTTGGGGGCCGTGGTTTTGGCGGGAGAGGGTGGCGGGGAAAAGAAACGCAGGGTCAGGCTGGGCTCCCGCAGGAAAGGGGGGTGCCACGGGAGTAGCCACCGCGGGGGTGGGGGCAGATCGCAAC
This region of Leptodactylus fuscus isolate aLepFus1 chromosome 8, aLepFus1.hap2, whole genome shotgun sequence genomic DNA includes:
- the CCDC70 gene encoding coiled-coil domain-containing protein 70 produces the protein MLSWIFGLFMGTTEDETRKTKEKAKSQNEGRWNKEDKERTTNNPRLLSAEEGKQAKEAKEQTQQILSDVLKKKESLLVEDPKEFEHCKKKNDFCPLLTTDLVKDLMQELVKVTFAKNTDPVQDIRVNAYVYPGSEDRTIYLCALFWEIEPESRSRQRTIIHEVSHFLGYGHTVQENSDRVQKSPQSMLCPLDSYKLALAFTYYMDHPGTYRDGSYSCCGETSRDTVCEKSKMAEKLRLLRKMIPRIYGPEEDTDSAIEMCSSFEESDEEVDTAVLEKKLKRPVKRQTDSMKTKTNLQKTQIHQEKTRANWQKALANWGKALANRGKALANREKALANREKALANREKALANREKALANREKALANWGKALANWEKALANWEKALANREKALANWEKALANREKALANL